The Streptomyces sp. NBC_00576 genome contains the following window.
TGCCCGAGGGGCTGAAGACCTCGAAGCCCGCCGCCTTCAGGCCCGCCGACAGCAGGTCCCTCTTGGCCCGCATGTCCTCACGGAACGCCTCGAAATACGTGTCCGGGAGGGCCAGTGCCTCCGCGACGGCGTACTGGAAGGGCCCGGACGCCACATACGTCAGGAACTGCTTCGCCGAGCGCACCGCCGTGACCAGCTCCGGCGTCGATGTGACCCAGCCCACTTTCCATCCGGTGAACGAAAACGTCTTCCCGGCGCTCCCGATAGAGACCGTCCGTTCGCGCATCCCCGGGAAGGTGGCCAGCGGCAGATGTCCGGCGTCGTCGAAGACCAGGTGCTCGTACACCTCGTCGGTCACCACCAGCAGGTCGCGTTCCACGGCGAGCTGCGCGATCGCGGTCAGCTCCTCGCGGGTCAGGACCGTGCCCGTCGGGTTGTGCGGGGTGTTGATCAGGAGCAGGCGGGTTCGGGGTGTCACCGCCGCCCGCAGCTCGTCCAGGTCGAGGCGGAACGCGCCCTCGTGGGGGCGCAGCGTGACCGGTACGCGTGTGCCGCCCGCCATCGCGATGCACGCCGCGTAGGAGTCGTAGTAGGGCTCCAGGGCGACCACCTCGTCACCGGGCTCCACCAGGGCCAGCAGGGCCGCCGCGATGGCCTCCGTCGCGCCCGCCGTCACCAGCACCTCGCGGTCGGGGTCGTACGACAGCCCGTACCGGCGCTCCTGGTGCGCCGTGATCGCCGTACGCAGCTCGGGGACGCCCGGACCAGGCGGGTACTGGTTGCCGCGGCCGTCGCGCAGCGCCCGTACGGCCGCCTCGCGGATCTCCTCGGGGCCGTCGGTGTCCGGGAAACCCTGGCCGAGGTTGATCGAGCCGGTGGCGACGGCGAGCGCCGACATCTCGGCGAAGATCGTCGTCCCGAACTCGGCGAGCCGGCGGTTGAGGAGGGGGCGTTCGCTGCTGGTCATGGTCGTCATCCTGCGCCGAAGCTCTGGACTTCCTCAACTCTGCTTTGGCAGGTGAGACACGCGGGCATCCCCTCGTCACGCAAGACGGCGAGGCGCCCACGGGGGGCCGCCTCGGGGGAACGAAAGGAGGGTGACGTCATGGCCTTCGCCATCATCGCCCTTGTCATCCTGGCAGGCATGTTCATCGCCGTGACCGCGACGGCCCGGGCCGCACGGAGGCCCTCGCTGAGGAGCCGGGGAAGCAGCAGCAGGAACAGGACCAGGGACAGCTGGTGGGCCGGCGGCGCGGCGGGCTCCAGCAGCACCGGCGACTCGGGGAGCAGCGCGTCGTGCGGTTCGAGTTCTTCCTGCGGAGGGGGCTCGTCGTGCGGCGGCGGGTCCTCCTGCGGGGGAGGCGGGGGCGGATGCGGCGGAGGCAGCTGACACGGGGCAGCTGAGCTCCAATAGGGGGAACCGCATCCGGACAACGGGGGGAGCGCCCGCCGGGACGACGCGTACATCCACGTCGTCCCGGCGGGCGCTCGTACGACCCGCTTGTGGGCGTTCTTCGCACGCTCGGGCGTACGCCGGGGTTGAACAGTTGAGCTGTGAAGCCCTCTGAGGGATGGAAACCCCACGAAGTTGGGTAAAAACACTGTGACGGCGCCACTGTTCATGATTCCCTCTAAATCACTAACACAGCCCCTCGGACGTCCCCTGTCCCCGGACGTTCCTCGACTGGGCTGATCTCCCGGCGTCGACCCGTGTCGACCGGAGCGCGCCGGACCCACACCTTGCTCAGCCACACCTTGCTCATTCACACCTCCCTTTGCGTGCTTGCGGAGCCGATCCATGCTCACGACCCTCAACACCGCCTACACCGACACGCGCGCGGCCGACCTCGCCTGGGCCCTGGGCCGGGAGCCGCTGCCCGCCCTCGCCACCCTCGACCTCGAACTCGCGGACGCAAAACTCCAGTTGAGACTCCTCGGCGCCTCCCACCAGGTGCTCCTGGAGGAGCGACAGAGCAGTTGTTCGGAGACGGTCGCGTGTATCCCGGGTTCCAGCACCCCCCTCCCGCTCGGCGTGGCCAAACGGGTCGGGAACTGGGAGTACGAGTTCGCGGCGAGAGTCGAGGTCCTGTCGCCGGAGTCGTTCGCGGGACGCGCCCAGGAACTGCTGGCCCTGGTAGCCGACCATCCGAACGGCCTGGCGGGTGTCTTCCCCGGCAGTCCGCACGCCTTCACCGCGATGCTGGCCCAGCGGCACGAGGGGCAGGTGCACTGGCGGACCTGGCACGCCTATCCGCAGGACGGGCAGCTGGTCGCGACCAGGACGCGGGTGGGGGTACGGGTGGCGGCGGCTTCTCCGAGGGGCCGGGGCGGAGCCCGGGCGGCGGCCACACCGAGATTCTCAGCGTAAACAGAGACCACACGTGTGGGTGACGAAGCGTACAGAGAGTGTGACGTAGCGTTCCCAGCGTGATCGAACCGCACGTGCCGGCGCCGCCGGGCAGCCCCCCGTCCTGGGGCAGTCCCTCGTCCTGGGACAGCCCCGCGCGGCTGCCCGTCCGGCCCGGCACCGGCCGGTTCCTGGTCCTCGCCGGGGTCTTCGTCTGTGCGGCCTGTGGACTGGTGTACGAACTGGAACTCGTCGCGCTCGCCTCGTACCTGATCGGCGACTCGGTCACCCAGGCGTCCGTCGTCCTCTCCGTGATGGTGTTCGCGATGGGCATCGGCTCGCTCGCCGCGAAGCGCCTGCGCTGCCGCGCCGCAGCAGGCTTCGGCGCGGTCGAGGCGGCACTCGCGCTCGTCGGCGGGTGCAGCGCGATGGCCCTGTACGCGGTGTTCGCGTGGACCGGCGACTGGGGCGGCCTGTGGGCGAACGGCCCCCGGGTGCTGCTGGTGACCTTCTCGCTCGCCATCGGGCTGCTCATCGGCGCCGAGGTGCCGCTGCTCATGGAGCTGATCCAGCGCATCCGCCGACAGGACGCGGGCGGCGCCGTCGCCGACCTGTTCGCCGCCGACTACGTCGGCGCACTGGTCGGAGGGCTGGCCTTCCCCTTTCTCCTGCTCCCCTGGCTGGGCCAGCTCACCGGCGCCCTGCTCACCGGCTCGGTCAACGCGCTGGTCGGCGGCGCCCTCGTCCTCGGCCTGTTCCGGCGGGACCTCACCCGGCGCGGACGCTGGCTGCTGGTGGTGGCGAACGTGACCGTGATCGCGATCCTGGCCGCCGCGGCCGTACTCGTCGACGACTTCGAACGCGCCGCCCGCCACGCGGTGTACGGCGACGACGTACGCGTGGCGCTGCGGACCGGCGTACAGGAGATCGTTCTCACCGGCGGCACGGACGGCCGGCCGCTGAACCTGTTCCTGGACGGCCGGCTGCGGGTCGGCGGGCGCGACGAGCGGCGCTACCACGAGGCGCTCGTCCACCCCGCGATGAACGGCCCGCACGCGCGCGTGCTCGTCCTCGGCGGCGGCGACGGGCTCGCCACGCGGGAGGTGTTGCGGTATCTGGGCGTACGGCGGGTGGACGTCGTCGAACTCGACGCGGGCGTGGTGCGGCTGGCGCGCCTGGACCCGGCCCTCGCCGCCCTGAACGCGCACGCGTTCGACGACCCACGCGTCCATGTGACGACGGCGGACGCCTTCGGGCTGCTGCGCGGCGCGCGGGCCGCGTACGACGTGGTCGTCTCGGATCTGCCGGATCCCGGCATCACGGCGAGTACGAAGCTCTACTCGCAGGAGTTCTACGGGCTGGCCCGGCAGGTGCTGACCGACGGCGGCCGGCTGGTCGTGCACGGCGGGCCGGTCTCCTCCCGGCCACGCGCGTTCTGGACCGTCGAGACGACCATCCGGGCCGCAGGACTCCACACGGCGCCCTACCGCGTGTCCGGCCGTGCCGCCGGCTTCGCGGCCGGACCGGACCGTACGGCGTCGGGGGCGGCGCGGACCCCGCGGGACTGGGGGTTCGTGCTGGCGACGGCCGGGCCGCCCGCCCCCCGGCTGCGGTTGGACGGGGCGACCGGGCCTCGGCTGCGGACACTCACCCAGGCGGCGCTGGCGGCGGACGCGCGGGCCGCCGCGCGGATGCGTGTGGCGGGGTTGCGGGCTTCGACGTTGGTGCATCCGCGGTACTGAGAGGGGGGAGGGCTCCTGTGGGGGTGTGGGGGTGTGGTGGTTTATAGGTGCCTATGGGCACCTATGGGGGTGTGTGTGGTGGGGCCGCGCGGGTGTGGATCCTTGGGGATCCCGTCTGAATCCCCGGATGCGTGGGTGTGGCCCGGGTCACGCTGGGTACTCTCGGGTTTCATGGACCATGAGGTGTTCGTTCCGGTTCCGGTAGAGCGGCTGAGGGAAGTACTCGCCGACCCCGCGCGCATCGCCCGTGCGGTCCCCGGGCTCCAGCAGGACGCGGGCACCGAACCTGCCGCCTCCGGGGTCGCCGGGCGGCTGAAGGTGCGTATCTCGGGGCACACGATCACGTATCGCGGGTCCTTGCGGGTCGCTGTCGTGGGCGGCCAGGACGACGGGGAGTACGCGTACGTCGTGGAGGGCGACGCCGTCGAGGCGCGTGGGGGCGGCGCGGTGAAGCTGGCGCTGACGTTGCGCGTGCGGGGAGTTGAGAGCGCGGACGCGGACGCGGGGGAAGGTGAGGGCGGGTCCGCGTTGGTGTTCGGGGGCACGGTGACGGCGGACGGGCGAGTGAGCGAGCTTCCCGCGGATGCTGTGGCTGCGGCGGGGGTGCGGTTGCTGCGGCGGTTCGGGGAGAACCTGGGGGAGGTCGCGGGGGAGCGCGAGGAGCCTCCGGCGGTTGCGGAGATTCAGGTTCCCGACGCCGACGTTCCCGACGTTCCCGATGTTCCTGACGTTCCCGGCGGGCTCGACGACGATCAGATCAACGAGGGCGCTGAGGTGCCCGAGCGGTTCGTGGCCGCCGATGAGCCGCCCGCCGAGGCCGCGCATGCGCGACGGACGATGATCGGGCGCAGCGCGGAGGAAGTGGACCATGCGCCGCCCCGGGGCCGGTACGCCCCTGTGCCGCCGCCGGAGCAGGTGGTGGCGAACATGACGCTGAGGTGGGCTGCGCCGGCTGCGGCGTTGGTGGTGGCGTCGGCGATCGTGGTGGGGCGGGTGCTGAGGAAGCGGCGCTGATGCGGTGAGGGCTTCTCGCCCCCGGCGCCCCTACCCGTCCCGTCCTCTCCCCCCTGCTCCTGGGCTCGGGCGTCCTCCCAGTCACATACTCGTCAGCCCCTCAGAGGCATCACACCAGCAGCGGACCACCGCATCGTTCGGCGCCTTCCTTCACGGCGATCAAATTGGCCTGCACATAGGAGATGTGGTTCCTGGAGTGCCAGTCGGTCGGGTAGTAGGTGACCAACCGCGAACGGTGGAACCGAGCCTGGATCTCGGGTACGAAAGCGCGGTACTGGTTGTCGGTGTAGTACCAGAACGAGTTCTCGTTGTAGTAGGCGACGTGCGTCGGGTCCTGGTACGCGCCCCGACCGTCGGAGCTGGGAGTCTGGGTGAGGAGCATGCCGCCCGGTGCCAGCAGGCGGTACAGCTCGTTGATCAGCGGAATCTTCGCGGGTACGTGCTCCAGGAAGTCCACTGCCCGGAGCAGGCCGACCGAGTCGTCAGGCAGGTCCAGTGGCTCGGGCAGCCTCGCGACGATGTCGACGCCGTCTCTTGGGTACTGGTCCACGCCCAGATAGCCAGGCGGCTTGCGGTGAGCGGCGCCGAGGTCCAGCGCGAGCAGACCGCGTCGCTTGGTCCAGGCGAGAGCGTTGGCCTCAATGTATTTGTCGTACAGCGCTACCGTCTCGCGCTGGATGTGCGCGTTGATCTCAGTGTCGCGCTGGGTGTTGTGGGGGTGCATCCGCTGCAGATACAGGCATCTGGGGATCCGGTGGAAATCACCCGCCTGGAAGAGACGGCACATCAGATCCTGGTCGTCCAACACGGCGCGCGTCGCGTCATATCCGCCGACCTGCTCGTAGGCGTCCTTGCGGAACGCCCGCACGTGGTTGGGGGCATACCAGATGTACGACACGTTGTGCGGTGTCGGTGCCATGGAGACAGCCTGCAGGAGCCGGCGGCCGTCGACATCGACCTCCTCGTACTGCCAGCCGTGCGCCTCGTT
Protein-coding sequences here:
- a CDS encoding polyamine aminopropyltransferase — protein: MIEPHVPAPPGSPPSWGSPSSWDSPARLPVRPGTGRFLVLAGVFVCAACGLVYELELVALASYLIGDSVTQASVVLSVMVFAMGIGSLAAKRLRCRAAAGFGAVEAALALVGGCSAMALYAVFAWTGDWGGLWANGPRVLLVTFSLAIGLLIGAEVPLLMELIQRIRRQDAGGAVADLFAADYVGALVGGLAFPFLLLPWLGQLTGALLTGSVNALVGGALVLGLFRRDLTRRGRWLLVVANVTVIAILAAAAVLVDDFERAARHAVYGDDVRVALRTGVQEIVLTGGTDGRPLNLFLDGRLRVGGRDERRYHEALVHPAMNGPHARVLVLGGGDGLATREVLRYLGVRRVDVVELDAGVVRLARLDPALAALNAHAFDDPRVHVTTADAFGLLRGARAAYDVVVSDLPDPGITASTKLYSQEFYGLARQVLTDGGRLVVHGGPVSSRPRAFWTVETTIRAAGLHTAPYRVSGRAAGFAAGPDRTASGAARTPRDWGFVLATAGPPAPRLRLDGATGPRLRTLTQAALAADARAAARMRVAGLRASTLVHPRY
- a CDS encoding pyridoxal phosphate-dependent aminotransferase, which codes for MTTMTSSERPLLNRRLAEFGTTIFAEMSALAVATGSINLGQGFPDTDGPEEIREAAVRALRDGRGNQYPPGPGVPELRTAITAHQERRYGLSYDPDREVLVTAGATEAIAAALLALVEPGDEVVALEPYYDSYAACIAMAGGTRVPVTLRPHEGAFRLDLDELRAAVTPRTRLLLINTPHNPTGTVLTREELTAIAQLAVERDLLVVTDEVYEHLVFDDAGHLPLATFPGMRERTVSIGSAGKTFSFTGWKVGWVTSTPELVTAVRSAKQFLTYVASGPFQYAVAEALALPDTYFEAFREDMRAKRDLLSAGLKAAGFEVFSPSGTYFITTDIRPLGAVLSEGGDGFAFCRALPERAGVVAIPNAVFYDHREEGAPFVRFAFCKRTSVLEEAVGRLKRLG
- a CDS encoding carbon monoxide dehydrogenase subunit G produces the protein MDHEVFVPVPVERLREVLADPARIARAVPGLQQDAGTEPAASGVAGRLKVRISGHTITYRGSLRVAVVGGQDDGEYAYVVEGDAVEARGGGAVKLALTLRVRGVESADADAGEGEGGSALVFGGTVTADGRVSELPADAVAAAGVRLLRRFGENLGEVAGEREEPPAVAEIQVPDADVPDVPDVPDVPGGLDDDQINEGAEVPERFVAADEPPAEAAHARRTMIGRSAEEVDHAPPRGRYAPVPPPEQVVANMTLRWAAPAAALVVASAIVVGRVLRKRR
- a CDS encoding DUF2617 family protein, with protein sequence MLTTLNTAYTDTRAADLAWALGREPLPALATLDLELADAKLQLRLLGASHQVLLEERQSSCSETVACIPGSSTPLPLGVAKRVGNWEYEFAARVEVLSPESFAGRAQELLALVADHPNGLAGVFPGSPHAFTAMLAQRHEGQVHWRTWHAYPQDGQLVATRTRVGVRVAAASPRGRGGARAAATPRFSA
- a CDS encoding glycosyltransferase; this translates as MTSSPTPKFSVFTPSHRSRFLDECLTTLQAQTRSDWEWIVLLNNGTRWRPEHPDDRVRVEVADHIQGVGAAKRRACELARGEILVELDHDDLLAKDCLAELANVFDERPDVVFVYSNTAQITEDGSRDDTRFNEAHGWQYEEVDVDGRRLLQAVSMAPTPHNVSYIWYAPNHVRAFRKDAYEQVGGYDATRAVLDDQDLMCRLFQAGDFHRIPRCLYLQRMHPHNTQRDTEINAHIQRETVALYDKYIEANALAWTKRRGLLALDLGAAHRKPPGYLGVDQYPRDGVDIVARLPEPLDLPDDSVGLLRAVDFLEHVPAKIPLINELYRLLAPGGMLLTQTPSSDGRGAYQDPTHVAYYNENSFWYYTDNQYRAFVPEIQARFHRSRLVTYYPTDWHSRNHISYVQANLIAVKEGAERCGGPLLV